DNA from Nymphaea colorata isolate Beijing-Zhang1983 chromosome 4, ASM883128v2, whole genome shotgun sequence:
TTTCGCTCCAATCAGGTTCTGAACGACATAGAGAGAGATACAGGCGAGAGAGAAAGAATCGGAAACAAATGAATGTTTTGGGTCGCTGAAACAGACACTCTCCGATGGATTGGCGCGTTGGATGGTGGCGAAACAGCAACAGTGTTCCACTTCTCCGGCAACTCCTAGTGCGGCGTCCGTTTCGCCACCATCCAACGTACCAATCCGTCGGAGAGTGGTCTGTTTCAGCGACCCAAAACATTCATTTGTTTCCGATTCTTTCTCTCTCGcctgtatctctctctctctctgtcgttCAGAAGCCGATTGGAGCGAAACAGCAGCCTGCCAAGGTGCCAAGAGTTTCGATCCAGGAGGAGATCGAGATCGAGGTTGCGGAGGTCCTGTTCGGATTGAGGCAATACCCGACCCCGGCTGTGAATCACGAATTGACAGCAATCCTTCGTCCCTAAAAATGGAGGACAAGGAGGAAGAATCCCCGGCTTTGTTGGGGAAGCCCCTGCAAATCTTGTGAACAATGCATACAACGGGGAATTAATTAAGGTGGTTCAACCCTTCAAGTCCATCCTAGAAGGCACAACAACAatccttttcctatttttctgaTATGAGATATATAACAGTATTCTTCCTCAAATGTAGcccaaagaaaaacatagaaaacGTCGTGATAGCAGGGGCTGCTGGAACTTACCGGCGAATAACATAAGTACAGGAAATTAGTAAATAAGAGCTGACAATAGCTCAGTTCACCTTGCTAAGGCCGATTGGACTCAACGACTTTCAAGTCAAAAGCAGGAACGGTTTCATATTAGCATCAGTACTTGATACTTGAAGGGATAAGAGAGatctagagaaagagagagacaagaaACAGATTAAAGGGGCTCCGATGAATATCCCACCCCCAATGGACAAGATTTTCAATTTCGATATATTCTGATTTAGCACAATCTGCACATTTACGATGAGACAGGCCACCAGCCAGATGGTTGCATCATTGGTGACAGCCTTATCTGCATTTTATTGATGCCCACTCAAGATTTATAAGGACTTATTTCATTACATAAAGTCTGATGTTGTGGCTGCCTTTGGCAACTCTGTTCAAtttgaggaaaatgaagaagacgCGGGTATCGCTCCAGCTCATTCTCACAAATGCAACAGATCACATCGTTATCAAAATGGCAACAGACTGTATCAACGCTGAAGGCAAATCTCACAAAGATGCAGAAATCAGACTGCCTTGTCTCATCATAAATGTCTAGATAATGCTAAATTGGAATGTATTAAAACTGACAATCTTAAGCATCCAAAAAGActacatataatatatcaaaaAGTGACCTTGCCTATGCGACGAGTGAAGAAAATGGGTAAGAGAGAGGACGTTGGATTTTCATGCCAATTTTGTATTGCTGAACCTTTTGATATTTGCTGTGGTAATATGTTCACTGGAATCTTGTGACACTAGGGGATGTTTGGAAGCAGTAACATACTTACTGTTGCTGTGCTGATGTATCTATCCGAAACAATTTGgcaaattcatagaacattaaTTTTAATATTCTATGAATCTCTTCCAATCtttgaggtagatttatgaaCACTCATATGATGTTCATGTTGCCAAAACAACCCCTTATACCCATCGTTTATGGTTTTTTAAATGGGCTTACCTACTATGGGTTTCTCAAGACTTTAACCAGGAATTGTGGATCAGCTTTAGAGGATTTTATTACCAAACTTCAAAAGGAATTCCCGTTAAAGTTTTTTTGCTGTTAATCATGTGAGCCAATTCATACATCGACCAATATAAAGCAACTATCCAGCTGTGAAGAGGACCCTCATAAATATCAAAGGAAGTATTAGTACGAGACTTGAACATAATTTATGAAACCATTCTTACACTTAGAGCATTTTCTGATTAAGAATGGGCTGGATGTCATCAAACATAAAGATCTACATTGGGATCCTGTGTATTTCTTGTAGCTAGTTGCGTTTCTTGTAACGCCAACAAGCAAAAGAGCGTAGCAAGGTCAGGTGTAGAGGCAAAACATCATGCCATGGCATCTTCTGCTACTGAATTAACATAGATTTAGTTTTTATTAACAAACAGTGGCATAAGAATTAATTCTTGCACCTAtttatattgtgacaataagaGTGCTATCACATGACGACAAATTTGGTACTTCAAAACAGATCCAAGCAcatagaaattgattttcattataTTATAAAACGATTGGCTCAAGCACAACTGACTAGTAAGCGTATTCAATCAGATTAACAAAAGCGTATTCAATCAGATTAACAAATTGTGGATATTTTTCCATAGTCCTTAACCAAATGGAGGATCACAATAGATGAACAAATGAAAGCAAGATTACCATGGTACGCACCAATCTTGTTAACGTTGAGAACCGAAAGAGTTGCAGGGTCCTAACCAATATTTAAATTCACGTTACATGTAGAAACCTCCAAATTTAAGTTTGGGAAAAGGGGAGATGGAGGAGTCCAACCTTAGATCCATGCATGGAGATCACCACGGATATGAGACCCACGGTGAAGCAAACATACCCTTAAAGAATAATTGATctaaatttcatatttgatcctttttttttttaaaaaaaatggatccTTATGTTTGCATACAAATTAAGGGTAGAGGGTTTTGAAgataaatttcatattttcattactttttctattctttggatgtcaGGTTTGCATGTAACTTAATCTATGGGGGATTTGAGGCAAACTCGAAAACCCCCTTTCTCTAATGAATCAATTCCGGTTTTTCACATGATTTGTGGTTGTTCATCTCGTTCTTCAGACATTGGAAGCAAAATGCTAGAAATGAAAAGTTCTCAATGCTGGCATTCCTAAGAACGCAAGTAAATCAGCACTCAAGGGGGGAAGAAGTCACACTACTTGAAGAAATTCAAGCGTCTTTCTCTCTAATCACAAGACTGTCCTGTATTTATGTTTTTCATTCCGGCTTGTTTTTGCGGAGGGAAAAGATGAAGGAATCTAAATATATGTGCAGCTGACATGGCTGGCCGATCAAGAACGCATCCTGACTTTGAACCAGCAGAGCTACAAGTTGTTGTTCAAACGTTTCATGACTTTGAATCAAGTCTCAACCCACTGGCCCCTTGACCTACCCCACGGCGCTGGCTGTTCCTATCAGGCGTCGtcgtcaaaaaagaaaagaaaccgaTATGGTCCATATGGATGGACATGGTGTTGACTCGAATCAGAAATGATTAACCAACATCGAACCGAAACGTCTCGGTCTAGTCCAAACCATTGCTTCCCCAACCGTCCCCGAACGTTCCCCCTCTGCCGGGACCTCCTCCTCCCCGACCTGCCGGAAAACTTATCGGCGGCAATTCCTTGCTGTGAGAGACCGGGCAGGGGATGGCAGAACCCGTACTCCCTTTCCGACTCCTTCAGCAACTGGCGAAAGAGTGGGTAGTTGAAGTCACAGACGGGGAAAACGAACCGGAGCTTTTGCCCGCCCTTCTCCCCCACGTAGACCGCCAGGTGCCCCTTGGGACATTCTTCTGCACCTCCTCATGCCCACGGCTACCGCCAGGGTACAAGGCGGTGAAGCTCTTCATGATGGCCACGCTAAAGCCACCGaacttcttcttctcctgcttCTGTTCCTGCCACCTCCTTCTTTGTTCTCCAACTTCTCGTACAGGACCAATTTTTGTGGGGAGTCTGTTCGACATACCTTCTCAAACTTTGCACGGACTGTTACATCCATCTTCAATGAAGATACGGCCGGATTGTTGGCACCAATgaagcttttttcttttatagctATGCGCTCCAGATGAAGAAGCTGGCGGCCGCCGGCTGCTCGAAGAACTCCGGCTTCTTTCCCTGTGGAAGAAGAAGTGAAGGAGGATGGTGGAACATGCGAGGTCGATTGCTTCTCTGCAGGAGGGACCGAAGGAAATGTGATTGAAAGATTTTGTGGATAATTGAATGGAAGCAAAGGTCAGGAGGGGAGGATTCATTTGTACAGGGTCAGTGGATCGTAGTCCGTAGAATTGCTGCCCAATCGGCTATTTGACTGTTACATTTTGGTCAAAATTTGCGAAAGCCCGTGTATCAATTTGGTCGTCGAGGTGATGCTTCCGTGaggaaacacacacacactctctctctctgtacatCCTCTGCTTGCAAGGAGGTAGGCCATGGGGaaatctcttttctcttgttacGGCTCGTCTTTTATGGCCTAGATTACAAGCGAGCTTCAGATTCATGAATTTCTAATAATACTGTCAGCTTTTCAACTGACTATGCAGGCATAGAGATTCAGATGAATCAATTGAGAATtgatcaaaaattttaaaacgtttctttaaaaaaaaagtagatgtataaaaatatttagaaacaaaaattcaggttatatttttaaaaaatagtgcCTTGCTTACATGTTAACACATGGTAATCTTGAATCAATTTAATTGGGACCGACGACTTTGATAAGGCTCATCATGCATTCCTTGATAATTGCCAAACTAGAGATTCAAGCAGTGTAGAGTCAGAAACTTTCTGTAGAAAAGCATCACGTCAGAAAACCTTAAACCATTCACATTCAACATCGACGCCTTCTTTAGCCTTTTGCTCGATCTGAATAGAGTTGCCATTCTCGTTCACACTTCACAGATACAGATCTCTTTAACCTAGCTTGTTGGCTTAAAGGATATGAACGATACAAATATTTGACGTTATTGCAAGAGAAAATGGGAGCAAAAGTAATTTCTAAaccaagaaaattgaatggcAGTTTACCTGGATCTTGAACCGCGCACGTATTGcttggaaaaagagagaggtttCTCCTGAAATTTTGGACAGATCTCGTGCTGCGGGTTCCTTAGATGAGCATTAAACAAGGAGAAACCTTTTCGGGAAAACGCTCGAGAATATTAACAAGATAAAGAATTCAAAGAACATACCGTGAAATAGGATTTGCGAACTTTTCATGGTACTACCGCACATTGTCCATTTTGCTTCTACTTGAACGTTTCCTTGAAAGAGCAGACTAGCTTTGCTTCCaatttcaatttgagaaaaCCTGACGGAACCAGAAAGTATAGAATCTATACTTCGAAGAACCTACAAATTAGTCTGGACCACGGTCCATCCATCGAGCTTTATTAGTCCCAGATCTGATCCGTCCACCCATGCAAGGCACAATTTGAACCATACTCGTTCTAGAAAGAGGTTTATAAGCTGAACGAGTAAAAGGACATGGCAGTTTCCAGAACCAGCATGGATCCGGAACCCAATACAGATTCAAAACAAACAAGTCTGGGGCGCTGATTTAGCAGACCCGACCCGTTTGCCGGACCGATGTCGACGGCAGCAAAAATGCACTCAACTCCTAGAAAAAGccaaatgtcattttccatgtTCTCCTTGGAACCCCACCTTCTCCCCTTCTTTGTAGTTTAGTAATTTATTTTGCTTGAGCATGAGAGAATGTAGCATGCAAGCAACCAAAgggggaaaagaagaagaatggtaCAGAAAACAACGGAGCCTTTACTgtattctcctcctcctcctttctctttcatctctctctctccctgtctttGTGGGTTCCGCTGTGCCTGTTGGGTTGAAAGCACAGCGGCAGACACATTGGGACAGAATATCTGCATCACGTCCCATCACCCACGAACCTGCATGCTCTTCCCTTTGCAGAACGAAccttcttcttcccccttcccccctaCATTCCTGCATTTATTGCTCTCTCTCGCCCCctctcactttttctctctccctccctctctcgtaTATGGTATCATTCTTTCGTCATCCCATGCATCCATATATAAGTAGGAGAAACCGCTGCCTATAAGACTACATTCgcatctttctcttcttcctcaacccTTTTACTTCTTAAGTCAtgtcttcccttcttctcctcccctctttcctcttcttgttcttctcaaGCCAGCTTTGTGAAGGCCGACATCTTTTCATGGCATTTGATGATGTTGTGGATCGTGGCAGTAAAATGACTAAAACTTACGAGCTTTCTTACGAGGTTGGTGTTTCATGTTTGTCTCTCTCTGACATTTGCGgtcttttatcatttttataattCAGATGTCTGATCTCCTTTCTAATTTCAGAATGAAAATAGTGCACTAGTGAAGGTAGAGAACAGGCCAAAAGGGGAATTGATGAGGGGAAAGCCAGATGAAAGAATGACGGAGCATGGAAAGCATACAGTGGAAGGTGGAAAGAGAAGGGCTGCAGAGGGAGTGCAGAAGACTGATAGCATGATTTCAGGTCTAGTAGTTAGAATTAAGTTTCTTTCAACCGCGCCATGGAGTGTGCCTCGCAAGGGACATGCTGAACCAGGGTTTCACCTAGATTATGCACCTCCAAAGATACATCCACCTTCTCATAACTGAATTCATGGCTCATTTAACTCTTCGCCCTTTCTTAGCCTGCTTCATTTTTGACACCCAAATGTCCAGGTAGGGGAGAAGGCATCTCAGGTGTAACCGTCGCTAAACAAGGTAGTCTTTTCCATATTAATGTATAGTGAAAACGTAGAAGGTGAAGGAGCGATATTTATGAACAATTTGTAGTTGCATCTACATGGTTGATATGCTAACATATGGATTAGTTAATCTGGCTCAGCCTTTCGCATGCTGTGTTAACTTGTTATTCTCCACCATCTTGATTACTTATTGTCTCAGCTAATACCTATGATCAATAAAGCAATGATCATCGCAACCTTCCTGTTGTTTTGGTTTTCACTTTCTGTTTTTTACTTCTGTTTGTTTGGCTTCCATGTGGCCATAT
Protein-coding regions in this window:
- the LOC116253520 gene encoding uncharacterized protein LOC116253520, with the translated sequence MSSLLLLPSFLFLFFSSQLCEGRHLFMAFDDVVDRGSKMTKTYELSYENENSALVKVENRPKGELMRGKPDERMTEHGKHTVEGGKRRAAEGVQKTDSMISGTESFKPSSHNVKRQPNRLEVSQKLDRSAVEFHFQEGENESTALDVSDIVINDYPEPHRNPPANNEVP